One genomic segment of Hordeum vulgare subsp. vulgare chromosome 2H, MorexV3_pseudomolecules_assembly, whole genome shotgun sequence includes these proteins:
- the LOC123424829 gene encoding protein tesmin/TSO1-like CXC 7: MDNPLNLPSGSVRPNLGSAFCAGKRESAAIATSLSQALGPPRTPPRGQVIPLKVRSSLPLWPPVPWPTLMVRKHHMPFPSQPAAKKLQVRRRSPVLSQDLPLMEALQVAGLPPPRVQLLPLQQAPPVLKHSLPKTEVPVVLPMPATSVGVTWNARYPQSETSWESTDRTSGRKHCKCKYSKCLKKYCECFASGSYCKDCNCKNCYNNVRHEAARQDAIDAAIERNPMAFMPKIENIPPHAAQNREFKVAEGPLVGKHTKGCHCKRSECLKKYCECFRSNILCSENCKCMDCKNYESSEDRKAIRRITQHQQHLVYAHHMQNPALVGITGPYAALSHSAEKLSNLSVASSGRDQLISNNDSSQVTSSLLTHVPIEGTGTKSDVEVEPHGVTYRPLLADVIQIENVNELCKLLLLVSRQAAGASVGVKENTNRRKLDRADSCLSSINPDTEAVEKQRDEQVCSTENSLTAVPVSEVRAGTPRSDPSDTWKYDRRPVSPGTRELMCNEQDRLFLTPSFAAVTPSDTKQRLSDTYKEQEKRILKTLHDYLGEVVNCGRFHEAKLSSMPSKFHEQTSVGSSCGSSISRVAEVAGVGETIRQALHSPASIKSPGL; this comes from the exons atggacaatccacTGAACCTTCCTTCGGGTTCGGTGCGGCCAAACTTAGGCTCGGCCTTCTGCGCCGGCAAGCGAGAAAGTGCTGCAATAGCGACATCGCTCTCCCAGGCTCTTGGGCCGCCGAGAACTCCTCCCCGCGGTCAGGTCATTCCGCTGAAAGTACGCTCATCGCTGCCACTGTGGCCTCCGGTGCCATGGCCTACACTAATGGTCAGAAAGCACCACATGCCATTTCCTTCTCAACCCGCAGCTAAGAAGCTGCAGGTGCGGCGGCGTTCACCTGTGCTGTCGCAAGATTTACCATTAATGGAGGCATTGCAAGTTGCAGGGCTGCCACCACCAAGGGTACAACTGCTCCCATTGCAACAGGCACCCCCAGTTCTGAAACATTCGTTGCCCAAGACGGAGGTGCCAGTAGTGCTGCCAATGCCTGCAACCTCTGTAGGCGT GACATGGAATGCTCGATACCCGCAGAGTGAAACATCATGGGAATCCACAGACAGGACATCAGGGAGGAAACACTGCAAGTGCAAGTACTCGAAATGTCTGAAGAA GTATTGTGAGTGTTTTGCATCAGGTAGCTACTGCAAGGATTGCAACTGCAAAAACTGTTATAATAATGTTCGTCATGAGGCTGCAAGACAGGATGCTATTGATGCTGCAATTGAAAGGAATCCTATGGCCTTTATGCCCAAAATTGAGAACATCCCTCCACATGCAGCCCAAAACCGCGAG TTTAAAGTAGCAGAAGGTCCTCTTGTGGGTAAGCACACGAAGGGGTGCCATTGCAAGAGATCTGAGTGCCTGAAGAAATACTGCGAGTGCTTCCGATCTAATATTCTCTGTTCAGAGAACTGCAAATGTATGGATTGCAAGAACTATGAGAGCAGTGAAGATAGGAAAGCAATACGCCGTATCACCCAGCACCAGCAGCACCTTGTCTATGCACATCATATGCAGAATCCTGCTTTAGTGGGTATTACTGGACCATATGCGGCTCTTTCTCATTCTGCAGAAAAGCTCTCCAATCTTTCAGTGGCTTCTTCAGGCAGAGATCAGCTCATCAGCAACAATGATTCTTCACAA GTGACTTCGTCTTTGCTCACTCATGTTCCTATAGAAGGCACGGGCACTAAAAGTGACGTCGAAGTAGAACCGCATGGAGTTACTTACAG GCCACTTTTAGCTGATGTTATCCAGATAGAGAATGTCAATGAGCTCTGTAAATTATTGCTTCTAGTATCAAGGCAAGCTGCTGGAGCATCTGTAG GTGTTAAGGAGAACACTAACAGAAGAAAATTAGATCGAGCTGATAGTTGCCTTTCTTCCATAAACCCTGACACGGAAGCAGTTGAGAAACAGCGGGATGAACAAGTGTGCTCAACAGAAAACAGTTtaaccgcagttcctgtttctgaAGTAAGGGCAGGAACGCCAAGATCCGACCCTTCTGATACATGGAAGTATGACAGAAGACCGGTGTCTCCCGGAACCCGGGAACTGATGTGCAACGAGCAAGATCGGCTTTTCCTGACACCAAGTTTTGCAGCTGTAACTCCCTCGGACACCAAACAGAGGTTGTCAGACACTTACAAAGAGCAAGAGAAACGCATTCTGAAAACCTTGCATGACTATCTTGGTGAGGTTGTGAACTGCGGGAGGTTTCATG AAGCGAAGCTCTCTTCTATGCCATCAAAGTTCCACGAGCAGACTTCTGTCGGCAGCAGTTGCGGTTCGTCCATATCGAGGGTTGCAGAGGTTGCTGGGGTTGGAGAAACAATCCGACAGGCGCTCCATTCTCCAGCAAGCATCAAATCACCAGGTCTGTAG